A window from Gossypium raimondii isolate GPD5lz chromosome 7, ASM2569854v1, whole genome shotgun sequence encodes these proteins:
- the LOC105769675 gene encoding protein NUCLEAR FUSION DEFECTIVE 4 isoform X1: MMGKLKERIQAFVNNRWLVFVAAIWIQSCAGIGYVFGSLSPVIKRSLNYNQRQLSKLGVAKDLGDSVGFLAGSLSEILPLWGALLVGALQNLIGYGWVWLIVTGRAPVLPLWAMCILIFVGNNGETYFNTAALVSCVQNFPKSRGPVVGILKGFAGLSGAILTQIYTMINFPDQAALIFMVAVGPAMVVVALMFIIRPVGGHRQVRPSDGFSFTFIYSVCLLLAAYLMGVMLLEDLVDVSHTLIIIFTVILFLLLVAPVVIPVKLSFSDEPKDLAVEEVLLPKPEQQEAGKSEQDEVIFSEVEDEKPKEVDLLPATERHKRIAQLQAKLCQAAAEGAVRVKRRRGPHRGEDFTLMQALIKADLWLIFFSLLLASGSGLTVIDNLGQMSQSLGYDNTHIFVSMISIWNFLGRVGGGYFSEIIVRDYAYPRPIAMAVSQLVMAVGHVFFAMGWPGAMYIGTLLIGLGYGAHWAIVPAAASELFGLKKFGALYNFLTLANPAGSLIFSGVIASSIYDREAEKQAHQHHIPPQISGSIFSGMFAVDEPLKCEGSICFFLTSMIMSGFCIIAGVLSLILVYRTKTVYANIYGKSRT, encoded by the exons ATGATGGGGAAATTGAAAGAAAGGATTCAAGCTTTTGTGAATAATAGATGGCTGGTTTTTGTGGCTGCAATATGGATACAATCTTGTGCTGGTATTGGATATGTATTTGGTAGCTTATCACCTGTAATAAAGAGATCATTGAATTATAATCAAAGACAGCTTTCAAAGTTGGGTGTGGCTAAAGATCTTGGTGATAGTGTTGGGTTCTTAGCTGGAAGCTTATCTGAGATATTGCCTTTATGGGGTGCTTTGCTCGTTGGTGCTTTGCAGAATCTTATTGGTTATGGTTGGGTTTGGTTGATTGTTACTGGAAGAGCTCCTGTTTTGCCTTTGTGGGCT ATGTGCATCTTGATATTTGTGGGAAACAATGGAGAAACCTACTTCAATACGGCTGCTTTGGTTTCTTGTGTGCAAAACTTTCCAAAAAGCCGAGGTCCGGTCGTCGGAATACTCAAAGGCTTTGCTGGTTTGAGCGGCGCGATTTTGACTCAGATATACACTATGATTAACTTCCCAGATCAAGCGGCTTTGATATTCATGGTTGCGGTCGGACCGGCGATGGTTGTTGTTGCTCTAATGTTCATAATTAGACCTGTTGGAGGTCATAGACAAGTGAGGCCATCTGATGGTTTTAGTTTTACGTTTATTTATAGTGTATGCCTCCTACTGGCAGCTTACTTGATGGGGGTGATGCTTTTGGAAGATCTTGTTGATGTAAGCCAcactttaatcataatttttacaGTGATTTTGTTCTTGCTTCTTGTTGCTCCGGTAGTTATTCCGGTTAAATTGAGTTTCTCCGACGAACCTAAAGATCTGGCTGTTGAAGAGGTTCTTTTACCAAAGCCCGAGCAACAAGAAGCAGGCAAATCCGAACAGGACGAAGTAATATTCAGTGAGGTTGAAGATGAGAAACCGAAGGAAGTAGACTTGCTTCCAGCAACGGAAAGGCATAAACGAATTGCTCAGTTGCAAGCAAAACTATGTCAAGCCGCTGCTGAAGGAGCTGTAAGGGTGAAAAGAAGGAGGGGTCCTCATCGAGGGGAGGACTTTACGTTGATGCAAGCTTTGATCAAAGCAGATTTGTGGCTTATCTTTTTCTCTCTGCTATTAGCTTCGGGTTCGGGATTGACCGTGATAGATAATCTTGGTCAGATGAGCCAGTCTCTCGGGTATGATAATACTCATATTTTCGTATCCATGATTAGCATTTGGAACTTCCTCGGTCGTGTTGGTGGTGGTTACTTCTCAGAGATCATTGTGAG ggattatgCTTATCCGAGGCCAATAGCTATGGCTGTTTCCCAGCTTGTTATGGCAGTAGGCCATGTTTTCTTTGCTATGGGATGGCCTGGAGCAATGTATATTGGTACTCTGTTGATAGGACTTGGCTATGGCGCCCACTGGGCAATTGTGCCAGCTGCAGCCTCCGAGTTGTTTGGTTTGAAAAAGTTCGGGGCTCTCTACAACTTCCTCACACTGGCAAATCCTGCAGGGTCACTCATCTTCTCAGGTGTAATTGCTAGCAGTATTTATGACCGTGAAGCAGAGAAGCAAGCTCATCAACATCATATCCCACCTCAGATTTCGGGTTCAATATTCTCAGGGATGTTTGCCGTGGATGAACCGCTTAAATGTGAAGGTTCTATATGCTTCTTTCTGACTTCAATGATTATGTCAGGATTCTGCATCATTGCAGGTGTTTTAAGTTTAATACTTGTTTATCGTACCAAGACTGTTTATGCCAACATTTACGGAAAATCTCGTACTTGA
- the LOC105769675 gene encoding protein NUCLEAR FUSION DEFECTIVE 4 isoform X2 encodes MQMCILIFVGNNGETYFNTAALVSCVQNFPKSRGPVVGILKGFAGLSGAILTQIYTMINFPDQAALIFMVAVGPAMVVVALMFIIRPVGGHRQVRPSDGFSFTFIYSVCLLLAAYLMGVMLLEDLVDVSHTLIIIFTVILFLLLVAPVVIPVKLSFSDEPKDLAVEEVLLPKPEQQEAGKSEQDEVIFSEVEDEKPKEVDLLPATERHKRIAQLQAKLCQAAAEGAVRVKRRRGPHRGEDFTLMQALIKADLWLIFFSLLLASGSGLTVIDNLGQMSQSLGYDNTHIFVSMISIWNFLGRVGGGYFSEIIVRDYAYPRPIAMAVSQLVMAVGHVFFAMGWPGAMYIGTLLIGLGYGAHWAIVPAAASELFGLKKFGALYNFLTLANPAGSLIFSGVIASSIYDREAEKQAHQHHIPPQISGSIFSGMFAVDEPLKCEGSICFFLTSMIMSGFCIIAGVLSLILVYRTKTVYANIYGKSRT; translated from the exons ATGCAGATGTGCATCTTGATATTTGTGGGAAACAATGGAGAAACCTACTTCAATACGGCTGCTTTGGTTTCTTGTGTGCAAAACTTTCCAAAAAGCCGAGGTCCGGTCGTCGGAATACTCAAAGGCTTTGCTGGTTTGAGCGGCGCGATTTTGACTCAGATATACACTATGATTAACTTCCCAGATCAAGCGGCTTTGATATTCATGGTTGCGGTCGGACCGGCGATGGTTGTTGTTGCTCTAATGTTCATAATTAGACCTGTTGGAGGTCATAGACAAGTGAGGCCATCTGATGGTTTTAGTTTTACGTTTATTTATAGTGTATGCCTCCTACTGGCAGCTTACTTGATGGGGGTGATGCTTTTGGAAGATCTTGTTGATGTAAGCCAcactttaatcataatttttacaGTGATTTTGTTCTTGCTTCTTGTTGCTCCGGTAGTTATTCCGGTTAAATTGAGTTTCTCCGACGAACCTAAAGATCTGGCTGTTGAAGAGGTTCTTTTACCAAAGCCCGAGCAACAAGAAGCAGGCAAATCCGAACAGGACGAAGTAATATTCAGTGAGGTTGAAGATGAGAAACCGAAGGAAGTAGACTTGCTTCCAGCAACGGAAAGGCATAAACGAATTGCTCAGTTGCAAGCAAAACTATGTCAAGCCGCTGCTGAAGGAGCTGTAAGGGTGAAAAGAAGGAGGGGTCCTCATCGAGGGGAGGACTTTACGTTGATGCAAGCTTTGATCAAAGCAGATTTGTGGCTTATCTTTTTCTCTCTGCTATTAGCTTCGGGTTCGGGATTGACCGTGATAGATAATCTTGGTCAGATGAGCCAGTCTCTCGGGTATGATAATACTCATATTTTCGTATCCATGATTAGCATTTGGAACTTCCTCGGTCGTGTTGGTGGTGGTTACTTCTCAGAGATCATTGTGAG ggattatgCTTATCCGAGGCCAATAGCTATGGCTGTTTCCCAGCTTGTTATGGCAGTAGGCCATGTTTTCTTTGCTATGGGATGGCCTGGAGCAATGTATATTGGTACTCTGTTGATAGGACTTGGCTATGGCGCCCACTGGGCAATTGTGCCAGCTGCAGCCTCCGAGTTGTTTGGTTTGAAAAAGTTCGGGGCTCTCTACAACTTCCTCACACTGGCAAATCCTGCAGGGTCACTCATCTTCTCAGGTGTAATTGCTAGCAGTATTTATGACCGTGAAGCAGAGAAGCAAGCTCATCAACATCATATCCCACCTCAGATTTCGGGTTCAATATTCTCAGGGATGTTTGCCGTGGATGAACCGCTTAAATGTGAAGGTTCTATATGCTTCTTTCTGACTTCAATGATTATGTCAGGATTCTGCATCATTGCAGGTGTTTTAAGTTTAATACTTGTTTATCGTACCAAGACTGTTTATGCCAACATTTACGGAAAATCTCGTACTTGA
- the LOC105769693 gene encoding peroxidase 55: MAVRTWLMILFLVFMMMQKGKGQLSETFYRTSCPKVESIVRKVVTEKINQTFVTIPATLRLFFHDCFVEGCDASVLISSPNGDAEKDAPDNLSLAGDGFDTVIKAKTEVEKSCPRVVSCADILTIATRDIIELAGGPSFKVELGRRDGLISKASRVTGNLPDPNFNLTQLNTMFAKNNLTQTDMIALSGAHTVGFSHCSRFANRLYSFSPSSPVDPDLDPTYAQQLMQACPQNVDPRIAINMDPATPQTFDNMYFQNLVTKKGLFTSDEVLFTNKASQATVIDFANNPGDFSGAFVTAIRKLGRVGVKTGNAGQIRVDCTAFNS; the protein is encoded by the exons ATGGCTGTGAGGACATGGTTGATGATATTGTTCCTAGTTTTCATGATGATGCAGAAGGGAAAGGGACAATTATCCGAGACATTTTACCGAACTAGCTGTCCGAAAGTGGAATCCATTGTAAGAAAAGTGGTCACTGAGAAGATTAACCAGACATTCGTCACAATTCCTGCCACCTTACGTCTGTTTTTCCATGATTGCTTTGTTGAG GGTTGTGATGCATCAGTGTTGATATCTTCGCCGAATGGGGACGCCGAGAAGGATGCTCCGGATAATCTTTCGCTGGCCGGAGATGGATTCGATACGGTAATAAAAGCTAAGACGGAAGTCGAAAAAAGTTGCCCAAGAGTAGTCTCCTGTGCTGACATATTGACAATTGCTACTAGGGATATTATAGAACTG GCTGGTGGCCCTTCATTCAAAGTAGAATTGGGACGACGTGATGGCCTTATTTCAAAGGCATCCAGGGTAACTGGAAATCTACCAGACCCTAATTTCAATCTCACTCAACTCAACACCATGTTCGCCAAAAACAACCTTACACAAACTGATATGATTGCACTCTCAGGAGCTCATACTGTAGGCTTTTCTCATTGCAGTCGCTTCGCGAATCGGCTGTACTCGTTTTCTCCATCATCACCTGTCGATCCCGATCTCGATCCGACCTATGCACAGCAGTTAATGCAAGCTTGTCCTCAAAATGTTGACCCCAGAATCGCCATTAACATGGACCCTGCAACGCCACAAACATTTGATAACATGTATTTCCAGAATCTAGTTACTAAGAAGGGGTTGTTTACTTCAGATGAAGTGCTCTTTACAAATAAAGCATCTCAAGCTACTGTGATTGATTTTGCTAACAACCCTGGTGATTTTAGTGGAGCTTTTGTTACAGCAATAAGGAAACTTGGAAGGGTGGGAGTCAAGACCGGTAATGCAGGACAGATAAGGGTTGACTGCACAGCCTTTAATTCTTGA
- the LOC128042446 gene encoding peroxidase 51-like: MEVLRRWLILLSMVLMIMQRGEGQLLENFYANSCPNLESIVRQEVSTKFTQTFVTIPATLRLFFHDCFVEGCDASVLISSSSGDAEKDAKDNLSLAGDGFDTVIKAKQAVETQCPGVVSCADILALAAREVVVLAGGPTWEVELGRRDGLISQASRVTGNLPQPEFNLDQLNTLFAQNNLTQLDMIALSGAHTLGFSHCDRFLSRIYSSPIDPTLDSSYAQQLMDACPQNVDPSIAINMDPETPRTFDNVYYQNLIGGKGLFSSDQVLNTDPDSEPTVSDFATNPGNFNAAFITAMRKLGRVGVKTGNEGEIRIDCTTFNS; the protein is encoded by the exons ATGGAGGTACTAAGGAGATGGTTGATACTATTATCAATGGTTTTAATGATTATGCAGAGAGGAGAGGGGCAGTTACTCGAAAATTTCTATGCTAATTCTTGTCCGAATCTGGAATCCATAGTTAGACAAGAAGTGTCGACGAAGTTCACCCAAACCTTCGTTACCATCCCTGCAACTCTCCGCTTGTTTTTCCACGATTGCTTCGTTGAG GGATGTGATGCATCAGTGTTGATTTCATCGTCGAGTGGAGATGCCGAAAAGGATGCTAAAGATAATCTCTCCCTTGCCGGTGATGGATTCGACACGGTAATCAAGGCCAAACAAGCCGTTGAAACGCAATGTCCTGGAGTTGTGTCTTGTGCTGATATTTTAGCTCTTGCTGCTCGTGAGGTTGTCGTCCTG GCTGGAGGTCCTACATGGGAAGTAGAATTGGGACGTCGAGACGGACTTATATCGCAAGCATCAAGAGTAACCGGAAATCTACCGCAGCCTGAATTCAACCTTGATCAACTCAACACCCTTTTTGCTCAGAACAACCTTACCCAACTCGACATGATCGCGCTCTCAGGGGCTCATACTCTAGGCTTTTCGCACTGCGATCGGTTTTTGAGTCGTATATATTCGTCTCCTATTGATCCTACTTTGGACTCAAGCTATGCACAACAATTGATGGACGCTTGCCCTCAAAATGTAGATCCAAGCATTGCCATCAACATGGATCCTGAAACTCCACGAACTTTTGACAATGTGTACTATCAGAATCTAATAGGCGGGAAGGGCTTGTTTAGTTCGGACCAAGTGCTTAACACCGATCCAGATTCTGAACCAACCGTGTCTGATTTTGCTACTAACCCTGGTAACTTCAATGCAGCTTTTATTACTGCAATGAGGAAACTTGGAAGGGTGGGTGTCAAAACTGGCAATGAAGGTGAAATAAGAATAGATTGTACAACATTTAACTCATGA